Proteins found in one Elusimicrobiota bacterium genomic segment:
- the groL_1 gene encoding 60 kDa chaperonin, whose protein sequence is MAKQLLFGDDARQKLLIGVDKLAKAVVTTLGPRGRNVALDAQWGGPNVVHDGVSVAKEIELEDKFENMGAQLVKEAATKTNDLAGDGTTTATLLAQQMVQQGIKHIAVGVNPMLIKRGMDKASKAVIEELRKNKKDVEDNEWVKVATISAQNEEIGKKIAEAISIVGKDGVVQVEDSSGLELEISHVEGMEFDKGYASQYFVTDGDNMTAEVKEAKILILDREANDLTALANVLKKMIEVGEKNMVIIAKDFDGPTLATLAQNKLRGIFNALAVKAPEFGDRQKAMLEDIAILTGGTVISSDVGRDLGSVSPEDWGMAEKVVSDKDTTRIIGGKGVKEAVETRINQIKVELKKLPAGFEKDKLSQRLAKLTGGVAIIKVGAPSEAELKETKERVKDAVGATKSAIQEGVVAGGGVALLKASKVIDDLKEESYDEKVGFEIIKFALSQPLRWLVKNSGGEEGVVQEKVMAGSATFGYNVATLSYGDMLEMGILDPFRVTRGALQNATSVAGMILTTECLVTDAPEKTTQPTG, encoded by the coding sequence ATGGCAAAACAATTACTTTTCGGCGACGATGCTCGTCAAAAACTCTTAATTGGAGTGGATAAATTGGCTAAGGCAGTAGTTACCACGCTTGGTCCACGGGGGAGAAATGTGGCTTTGGATGCACAGTGGGGTGGTCCCAATGTAGTCCATGATGGTGTGAGTGTAGCTAAAGAAATTGAGTTAGAAGATAAGTTTGAGAACATGGGAGCTCAATTAGTTAAAGAAGCTGCCACTAAAACCAATGATCTCGCAGGTGATGGCACTACAACGGCCACTCTCCTAGCCCAGCAGATGGTCCAACAAGGCATCAAACACATCGCAGTGGGTGTCAACCCCATGTTAATAAAAAGGGGCATGGACAAGGCATCTAAGGCGGTTATTGAAGAACTCCGCAAAAACAAAAAGGATGTCGAAGATAACGAATGGGTTAAAGTAGCCACCATTTCTGCCCAGAATGAAGAAATCGGAAAGAAAATCGCCGAAGCTATCAGCATTGTTGGCAAAGATGGAGTGGTACAGGTTGAAGACTCAAGTGGTCTTGAACTAGAGATCTCTCATGTAGAGGGTATGGAGTTTGATAAGGGATATGCCTCTCAATACTTTGTTACTGACGGTGACAATATGACCGCAGAAGTCAAGGAGGCTAAGATTCTTATCCTAGATAGAGAAGCTAATGATCTCACCGCTCTAGCCAATGTCCTCAAAAAGATGATTGAGGTTGGGGAAAAGAACATGGTTATCATTGCTAAAGACTTTGATGGTCCAACCCTAGCTACCCTAGCCCAGAATAAACTCCGCGGAATATTCAACGCTCTCGCGGTTAAGGCACCTGAGTTTGGTGATCGTCAAAAAGCTATGCTCGAAGACATCGCCATCCTAACTGGTGGAACTGTAATCTCTAGTGATGTAGGTAGAGATCTTGGATCTGTATCTCCAGAAGACTGGGGTATGGCAGAGAAGGTTGTCTCAGATAAAGACACTACTCGTATAATCGGGGGCAAGGGAGTTAAAGAAGCTGTCGAAACTCGCATTAACCAAATCAAAGTAGAACTTAAAAAGCTTCCAGCTGGATTTGAAAAAGACAAGCTCAGCCAGCGTCTCGCCAAGTTGACTGGTGGAGTAGCCATTATCAAAGTTGGGGCACCATCTGAAGCCGAACTCAAAGAAACTAAAGAGAGGGTAAAAGATGCTGTAGGAGCAACAAAATCAGCTATCCAGGAGGGTGTTGTGGCTGGGGGTGGAGTTGCTCTACTTAAAGCCAGCAAAGTAATCGATGATCTTAAAGAAGAATCATATGATGAAAAAGTTGGATTTGAGATTATCAAGTTTGCACTTTCTCAGCCTCTTCGCTGGTTAGTCAAAAACTCTGGTGGAGAAGAGGGAGTAGTTCAGGAGAAGGTTATGGCTGGGTCAGCTACCTTCGGGTATAATGTAGCCACCCTATCTTACGGCGATATGCTTGAGATGGGCATCCTTGATCCATTCCGCGTAACCCGCGGAGCTCTCCAGAACGCAACTTCTGTAGCGGGGATGATACTTACTACCGAATGTTTGGTAACAGATGCTCCAGAGAAAACCACTCAACCAACTGGGTAA
- the groS_1 gene encoding 10 kDa chaperonin, which yields MEVVGKVLPSIGGVLVKVIELKKDDKLPKIYLPDEEKNRDLVVGLVLEVGIWEEKEFDAPCQKGDTILIEKWVGKDFEQGDDKLKLIKFHDVLAKVL from the coding sequence ATGGAAGTTGTTGGAAAAGTTTTACCCAGCATTGGCGGGGTACTAGTAAAAGTAATCGAACTTAAAAAAGATGATAAGCTCCCCAAAATTTACTTACCAGACGAAGAAAAGAACCGCGACTTGGTTGTGGGGCTAGTCCTGGAAGTCGGTATCTGGGAAGAAAAAGAATTTGACGCTCCATGTCAGAAGGGCGATACCATTCTCATTGAAAAATGGGTTGGGAAAGACTTTGAGCAGGGAGATGACAAACTCAAGCTCATTAAGTTTCATGATGTTTTAGCAAAGGTTCTATGA
- the trmL_1 gene encoding tRNA (cytidine(34)-2'-O)-methyltransferase, with amino-acid sequence MRGYYGIGIYHPKTTSNIGTLWRTAHAFNANHIFTIGRRYNRQASDTSGATGHIPLFEYESLAEFDRHIPKGCSVICIEKNSISRPLHNFVHPERAIYLLGAEDYGLPEEYMEHKTVVEIPGGQFCLNVAVAGSIVIYDRITKEYK; translated from the coding sequence ATGAGAGGCTACTACGGAATTGGGATTTATCATCCCAAAACTACAAGTAATATAGGGACACTCTGGAGGACAGCACATGCTTTCAATGCCAATCACATCTTTACAATCGGTAGAAGATACAATCGCCAAGCTTCCGATACAAGCGGTGCAACAGGACATATCCCCCTATTTGAATACGAGTCACTTGCAGAGTTTGATAGACACATACCAAAAGGATGCAGTGTCATATGTATTGAAAAAAATTCCATCTCCCGTCCCCTCCATAATTTCGTCCATCCCGAAAGAGCAATCTACCTTTTGGGGGCAGAAGATTACGGACTACCTGAAGAATATATGGAACACAAAACAGTAGTTGAAATACCAGGAGGACAATTTTGTCTGAATGTAGCCGTCGCAGGATCAATAGTTATTTATGATCGTATAACAAAGGAGTATAAATGA